The sequence TAGCACTCATTGACACTGGCGCTCACATATCAGTAATGAACTCTAGTCTTCATGCTCGGCTAAAGAAAGTGCTTACGCCTGCTCCTATCACTGTGGTCCGAGTAGCCGATGGAGCAACGTCAGCTGTCACTGGGATGTGTGCCGCCCGCGTCACTCTGGCTGGATGTCATACTTCTGTTCTGTTTTACGTCCTGGACCACTGCCCACATGACATCATTCTGGGATTAGATTTTCTGTCGGAGCATtccgccctcattgactgttctGCTGGTGTTGTTCAACTCGCTCTACCACACGCCGTTGACCCTCCTGCTCCTGCGCCGCCAAGGCTATGCTCCGTCGAGTACATTCGCCTAttctgtcgagctgtgacgtacagggtgtcggaacgaaatgtttttcgtttcggttttagtttcgttccaccgcaaaaagttccgttccgtttctgttccggaacgaaaaaaaaaatgttccgtaacggttcgtaacggtattttttatggaaaaatttgaagttcaggtaatcattacgaacattgtatttgtgatgtagttacttgccctgctcttaggaaagtgggacaagggtaaaatacgttcttcagaggagcggaagtaactgtaccacgaatttctaccaactagcacaaaccagtattaatttcaaagtcatagtatttattttctcaaaagacaaatacgaatttttcagtgggctcaatgctttgtgtcaagggagtgagcacgatctcagaagcagcacgtcattgagtgtactctctgatgtgcgagaccgctgttctgataaagagatcgccaggcctgagCGACACACGCAgaacagtcacaacgaaagctggaagagcgggcatgtagagcccgctggagagtctcttggggcaataatacaagtacacatgcaaggtaccaactacgccataaatcatcccaattcttctgaagtagagaagttctcactattccatttttcgtcattctttggggtctcgtggtacacgctacacatatgtaaggcattatgtgcactttgcgctgtgactgatgatcataaagaattatggctgagcactttgcagtgggtgggaagcagtgtggcggaatgggcgcctccattccatttcaattccattgcggggaattagaacttgccgcagttccattcctttcatttcctcggaatgaaaaaaacttagcgtattcggactctgggaatggccgggcagttgaattccatcaatgtaattcctccacgtaagaaaggcatcttgatagttttatcgagttaagaatgaacgccccataaagctgatgtcatcagatgcattaagaactgcaagagtacgcaaaacaggttaccaagatcgagggatagtagcttggttacatatctcgtgcagtacaaccaccctactaattcccataggggcagttctcccgctacctctagtacttgcatggtcagcatgtttgaacgaatggtggtgtttttaatattgtttatgcttaaatgtgttaatgctaaaatgacgacgtagcctatttttatgctgaaaaaagtagtattcaagaaaactaagcagttttgccacgcgtctggagcggttgctaatatggagaaaaataagatttggttaatgaggaataagacccctctagatctgctggtattagttggaacagtgcaccgctcgggcaccttgtgcctttgtaatgaatacggaacactgggccgcactgctcatcagcactcacgcttgtcaagagctcctcgcaagcatagaagcactagcgtggcactgttgtggaagaccgactgccacgcagagggcgcgggttgaaatgccatcctatcctagaaatttgtttctcatttattttttttatatcacgcgttagcggtcatggacaccggcggcggtgcaCGCGCttcgtgatctcataacagccttctTGCGCCGACAATcgtggcctgcgtgacaggcgcgcaaaaatcacttgcgttaatataaacatctctggttgccactgttctcgtttttcgcataTTTGATCTCCACGACCGACCAAGATATGCTAGACCAGTTGCTCCGGAacgaccgaaaaacgattgaaaaaatttcgtacTCCGGAagataatagataaagtttcatCGGattcgtttttttcgtttttgttttcggttttcgttccgttccgaacCCTGGTGACGTATATGGACGTCTCTTCCGCGCCTGTGGCCGATGGAGATTATGTCAAATCCGTCCTCTCTTCGTACATCGGCGGCCCTCTCCCTATTATGAACGGATTTGCTCGCATCCGCCCCGAGGAATCCACCGAACGCCACGTGatccagaaagaagtcgaaaTGATCAATCTCCCTGATGCTTGCTCGGAACATCACCGACCACTAGACCAAACGACCGTCGTATAAGCATGGATTTAACACCGGCGATGCAAATCCGGTATCCTCGGCGGGCCCTTATCGGATATCCTCCACCGAACGCCACGTGATCCAGAAAGAAGGTCGACAAGCTGCTTGCTCGGAACATCATTGCAGCCTTCTTTCAAGCCCCTGGCTTCGCCTGTCGTCgtcgtcaaaaagaaagatacagctggcgtttctgtgtcgactaccggaatCTTAACAAGGTAACGAAACAGACGTGTATCCCCTGccacggatagatgacgcccttaaCTGCCTTAGTGgagcaaattatttttcttccatcgacctccgttcggctactggcagatagcagttgatgacatggaccgtgaaaagacagcgtTCATAACTCCCGACGACTTCTATCGGTTTAAAACTAATTGCCGTTCGGGTTATGCACTGCCCAgctacattcgaacgaatgatggacctCTCCTCACGGTTTTAAATGGTCAATCTGCTTGTGTaccttgatgacgtcattgtcttctCACGACTTCGAAAACCCACCTCGAGCGTCTCTCTACCATTCTTTCTGTTTTCCGCAAGGCAGGGCTTCAGTTAAACTCgtcgaaatgtcacttcggccgccgccAACTCACTGTCCTCGGTCACCTTGTTgattcttctggtgttcgtcccgacCCTGAGAAAATCCGCGCAGTCAAAGATTTCCCTCTGCCGTCCTCTGCGAACGACGTTCGGAGCTTTCTGggcctctgctcctactttcgcagatttgtgcaGAATTTCGCTCACGTCGCGCGCCCACTCACGGAACTACTAACGAAAGATGGAAAGATGTGACTTTTGTGTGGGGACCTGAACAAGCCAGTGCATTCGCTGAACTTATCACCAGACTTACGACGCCACCGATTCTCGGCCcctttgatatgtccgctccaaccgaagtgcgcaccgacgctagtggccATGGAATCGGAGCAGTTTTGGCACAAAGACAGCATGGCTGCGAGCGCGTCATCGCATACGCTAGCCGCCTCTTATAGCCAGCGGAACGAAATTACTCCATCACTGAACgcgaatgccttgcgctcgtctGGGCAGTGGGTAAATTTCGgccatatttgtatggacggccattcacagttgtaactgaccctcacgccttatgctggcggTCGTCCTTAAAAGATCCTAGTGGACGTCTCGGCCGGTGGGCTCTACGGCTACAAGAATATTCGTACACAGTCGTTTACAAATCGGGCCGCCACCACgaagatgccgactgcttgtcgcgtcatccagtcGACCCACCGGACGTTtctgagagcggcgagtctactTGCGTGTTGGCACTGTCCGCCTTCGGCAACATCGGAGATGAGCAACGtcgtgatcctcacttgagagataTCATCCTTCGGCTGACTGGTCCCACGACTCCTCCGTCTCTCCGTATGTTCCTGCTCCGAGACGGCGTATTATATCGCTACAGCATGCATCTTGACGGACCTGAGCTGCTACTGGTCATACCCCAACATATGCGTCAGACAGTCCTCGTGCAGTTACATGACATCCCAATGGCTGGTCACTTGGGGGTCTCAAGAActtatgaccgtgttcgacgtcgcttcttttggcctgGTATATACCGATCCGTCCACCGTTACGTCGCTTCTTGTAAAtcctgtcagcaccgcaaaaagCCAACAACCCTTCCAGCGGGACGCCTTCAGCCCATTCAGATACCATCGGAACCATTTTATAGGGTAGGTCTTGACCTACTTGGACCTTTCCCTTTATCGGTCAGTGGGAACAAGTAGATAGCAGTCGCCACGGACTACACTACTCGGTATGCCATGAAGCGGGCCCTTCCTaccagttgtgcaaccgacgtcgcCGACTTTCACCTAGAAGACGTCATACTACATCACGGTGCCCTCGACAACTACTTACCGATCGAGGTCGCTACTTCCTATCCCAGGTTATAGAAGACATATTGCATTCTTGCGCTACAAGACACAAGTTCACCACagcctatcaccctcaaaccaacgggctcaccgaacggcTAAATCGAACTATCACagaaatgctcgccatgtactTTTCCCCCGACCATCGTGAATGGGACGCGGTCCTGCCATTTGTGACATTTGCCTATAATACGTCCCGACATGATACTGCaggtttcttgcatttttttctcatttatggACGAGAACCCACGCTACCTTTTGACACGCTCCTTCCTACCGTTACCCACACATCGGACTACGCCCGCTATGTTATCTCTAGAGCTCTACAGGCACGTGAAATTGCTCGCCTGCGTCTTAGTGATTCGCAAGACCGCCAACGACTGCTCTACaatgcccgccaccgcgatgtCAACTTCCAGCGTGGTGACACGGTCCTTCTCAGCACGCcatcacggcgagttggcctgtgcgaaaAGCTGACTTCGCCATACTCGTGTCCGTACCGTGTCGTGCGCCAAGTTACCGACGTGACCTATGAAATTGAACCACTTCACAGCACCAGCGCGCGCTCGTGTTCTGACGTTGTCCACGTCTCTCGGCTGAAGCGATACCACTCGGACCAAccgagcaccgagacggtgccttCGCCGCTGGGGCTGATGCTACGTGGCGCCAAAGATAACTCgaaactcgatagggaagaagacgatgtctgagctctcgtgcagactgggttccatcttgtatgcctgcctgttttatcgaTAGTAAACTTGCATAGCGCCCATTTTAAGCGACATATTTTTAAGTAGAATTGACAGATCGATTAACCTACATCTTGATAGTTTGAACATAAAAAAAGTGTTCcggtagaataacagagagctgagctagttggtaagtattcattccatGTATTATtcaggacagacgggccgatgcatcaaccagagattgttggaacataagagatcgctaacaggaggctcaccttctaatctatctttagattgtcgagattgtaagtgcacgccaaaatttgatgaatgcgcagtgctgtaccggcatagaaatgaagaaacgcgcctgatgattgaagcatggcatatcgagaatagtggtagcgcatgcgtgagccaaccttcGATTACCTTGcttaaagatgaaatcaaatgccttaacagttatcttccacgtagaccgccacgcgtgccggattgataggttcgcctgttgcatgggcatgcgcagataagttttcgtgccttctttcttttcagccgttgtgcgtctcttcagttgttggtcggcgtttgtggtgtcctgacttctttcttgtgtccgtgtttgcacgccctgtctttttagagtgtTCCGGTATGTCGATGGCTACCTTGTTTTGTTAACTAACGACACCGTAGCGGACGAGGCAGGTTTGGCAAAAATAATTTCACAATTTTCTGAGTGTTTTAAACCCTTGACTCTCACACACGAACTGCCTGAGAGCAATGCCATAAAATTCCTCGATGTCCTCTTCACCTTTCATCCTAACCGCATAAGTTGGGCATACCAACCACGTATGAACAAACCGGTCCTTCCTTACCAATCAGCTCACTCCAAACTAGTGAAAAGGGACATCATCAGTCATTGTTTTCGTCATGCATTAAGCAAATCTTGTGAGCCGAAAATCGCCAATAGTTTTCATAATCAATCAGACCGATTGTCGAAAGCAGGTTATCCTCTGCAGACTCCACGTTCAAACTTCAGTTGCAGAAGGCTTGCTTCGTACGCTTCGCAACCCAGGATGTACAGCGAGTCATGATGCcgagaaaccgaagcaccgaGTCGTCATACCATACTATTACAAGATATCGCACAACCTAAGAAATTAGCTAAGCGTTCTGAAGTTAGGGTTGTCTTTTCCGCTTCCAAGAAGTTGGTCAGCCTTTGTGGCGTTCATGACCGTGACCGAAAACCCAAAGGTTGTAATAAGAAGCATCGAACTGTTTTTGTTCCCTGCATCATTTGCGTTGTTTATCGTATCCCGCTTTCTTGTGGTAGAGTATATTGTACAGACGGGCCGTTGCCTTAATCATAGATTAAGGGAACATTGTAATAATGTGAAAAACGGCCAGAGGAGTTGTCTGGCCATTCATTGTAAATCCTGCGGCTGCGCACCGATATTCAATGCATGCACAGTTATCAAGAGAATGTTTGACAAGCTTACTAGAGAGATTATTGAGGCTGAGGATATCGCTTCACTGGGGTCTAAGTGCGTCAGCACTCCCTCGCTTACGTTCAGTGATAAGGAATTGTATTTTCTAAGAAATTAATTTTTGTGCGCATCATACATGTCATGTGACATTATTCTTTTGGTGATATAGGCGAGCGTGCGGTggtaataaacattatgttggaagttagcgcctgtgtcgtgtgtcctcttcttgtgtccccgtttcTTAGCGTTATTTTCAGTCGTCacaatgcaccaacaagcccaaattgcGACAGTGCAGGCGAAGCaaatattctttcttcctgcttttccaTAACCGTTGCAGAAGCTCGTGCTCGCACTTCATAGGCCTTCGCAGGTCATGCGCGGTGGAACCAGGCAAACACCCTGCAGCTCTTGCTGGTAGCCGCACGACGTGCTTGCCGTTTAGGAGGTGCGAGGGTGTCAGCGCCCGTGCATCTTTGGTttcctcgcagagttgcgttagAGGGCCGTCATGTACTGTCACGCCTCTATGGTCTTCAGATGTCAATGACGGGTAACGTGAAAAGCGATGGTCAGAAAGAACAGGAAGTTCCGATGCCCACTTCCgcaagtcctcgacgtcaggtGGAAGAGGCTCGTCCCAATCGATGCCTTGTCGCCATTCTTGCTGAAACAGGATACGAGCTGTCACGTGAAATGGAGCGACGAAGTCCAGTGGGTCGAAGAGCCTGGCGTATGCTTGCAAAACGGTTCGCTTCGTCGACGGTTGACTGGAAACGAACGTGAATACGCCTTGCGTAGTGGTGATGATGATATCATCTGATGAGCGGTCCCACAGCAGACCAAGCACCTTGGACTTAGAGCTCTGCTCGGTGACATTCTCTAGTGACAGGCCGTCGTTCAAGAACTAGTCGCAGAGAAGGCGGGAGTTTGAGCACCATTTTCTCAATTCCATTTCCGCATTGGTAACGATAGCATTCGCTTCTCGGTAAATTTGCAATGCCTCCTCTTCCGAAGACGCGCCGATGACTAAGTCATCCACGTAGAATGCCCGTTGTAGGCGGGCCACGATGTCCGGGTGCTTCGTCTTCCATGTTTCGAGGTGGTGCTGTAGGGTTGCCGACAACAAGAACGCGCTAGAAGACGCTCTGAATGGGACCCGGGTCATGCGCCACTCGATGATTGTTGGGACGGGATGCTCATGTGTCGGTGATTGGTCGATCCACAAGAAGCGAAGAGCGTCTCTGTCTTCCGATCGGATCCATATCTGGAGGAAGGCCTTTGGGATGTCCGCGGTGAGAACGAATTTGCTGCTCCTAAACTGCAAGAGTAGCTGCAGGTGTTCAGGACCCAGCTTGATGCCTTTATCGAGCACGTCGTTCAAAGACGGTTCACCGTATTCATGCGATGAGGCATCGAACACAACGCGGACCTTTGTAGTCACGGCCTCACGTCGGACTACCGCATGGTGAGGCAGGTAGTAGACGGTCTGTCCAAGGGGTGCCGATGGCACTACTCTTTCCGCATGGCCTTCTTTGAAGTACTCGCTGATGGTGGCATGGTACTCCTTCAGGACTTCTGGACGATGCTCGAACCGCTGAAGCTGACGCTTGAGCCTGGTTTCAGCCACACTTCGGTTAGTACAAGACGCGAGACCTGGCGTCTTGATCATGAGCGGAACTACGTAGTGTAGATTAAGGgcgtaacagcgcgaacacacccccacaagagagacgacacggacacaaaagcgctgactgacaactggttttagTGGCAGAATGATgcaccttatatatgccaaagtgaagcatgaaaaagaaacagagggatggataacaaagattaacaacgcgcagcgccaacaacgcaaaacagccaaccaaagaaaaccgcaggaaaacgtgacctaagacccgacagccgcatctagaagatgaaactcacagtcaaggagggcatgagatggggcgctaacacacttgttatcaagtttcttaatatgataggtttctaaactgacacgtgcagtcttgtcttcactcctaccaagaatcatggtcccttcaaaccgggccacacatcctgtgcatttaatgacatgcgcaactaaatgtgcgtacttatcatctagctttttaatttttgtgcatgttcccccaaacggtcgttgacacagcgcccagttttgccaacgtagaacatcccacatgacatgggaatgcaatagacCACTCCAGTGGAACACTTGACGAACGGCGTTTGGTGGTTCTTCTGGCAACCACGTTTGCTGGTGTTGCAAATACGTGggcacagctttcccagcttaTTGGGGGCAGAGAAACAAATTGGGACCCCGTGCCTACTTGCCACCTTCTTTAGATTGTGGGAAAGCTTGTGAACATACGGTACAACCTCAGGCCTAAGGGCCTTCCGGTGGTCCTCAGCCGTTGTACGTCCCGTTCCACGTTTCAACTTTTGAAGGAGGGTCTCAGAAACAGCAGTCAAGACcgagttggggaaccctgcagccgaaagacgGCGTACCTGATTGTCAGAACTAGGCATCATTTGATGCGGACACGATTTTTTGACAGCCGATTCCAGACACATCAACGCTGTAGCTCCCTTAATCGTCTTCGAATGTGCCGAATCAAAGGGCAGCAATCCCTTCTTAGAcctcgggtagtagccccagcaagcgTGTCCATTGCAGAACGTTATTTTAAggtctaaaaactgtaaaaccGAATGATCGGGGAGCTCATGGGTAAAACGCAACCCAAGTCCTTGTGCACTAAAAATTGATAAAACTCCACCTACTGTAGAGGGGTAGGTGAAGGCTGGCTGTTTCTTTAAAACCACtgaaaaatcgtcaacatacctaaaaattctTAAAACCGGCCCCCCGTTAAAACCTGTTCTAGAGTCTTATCAACCTTAGCAAGAAAAATATGACACAAGATAGGGGCTACGCAAGAGCCTATGCAAACGCCATCGCGCTGCAAGAACGGCTGTTCGTCAAACATTATAAAAGTAGAGTTTAAATAAAACTGCAATAATGTCAAGAAATTATCAACGGACAAGCCGACTGAGTTCTGGAAGGACACGTCACCGTTATCCTCTATGCATTCTTTCACTGAAACCATCAGTTGCTTCTGCTGAACAGAATAAAACAAATCCTGCACGTCTACTGAAAAACCATAAGAAACATCGTCATTACCCTCTAAAAACTTTGCGACATCAGCAGATTTTTTACAAGAAACGGGTCGTCGACCACGAGCATTTTGAGCTTTTTTAACAAGAACTGGCTAACATTCCTCTGCCACGATCCCACTTCACTGTCTATGGTCCTAAAAGGAAATTCAGGCTTATGGGCCTTGGCAGTTAAAAACGCGTTCAAGCTATTACCTCTGCTGTTAGTTATGTCCCTCGCAAGCGTACTTAAATCTAGCCGCTTACAAAACTCGACGAACTTGGTTTTCACTCGCACTTCACTTTTCTTCACGGGGACAAAATTCTTGTTTATCGCTGCCTTCGCTTTTTCGTTGTAGATTCCCTTCGGTAGAACGGCGCACCCGCCTTCTTTATCGGCTTGGACAAGCATCAGGTTGTTGCTCTTGAAGAATGTCACCACGTCTTTTAACAAACTATTACGTTGCCAGTCCGCATTTTTCGGAGCATACTTCCGCGGGCACTCGACACCTTCAAGAAGACAGCGGTCCCGATTTTCATCTGTAACTTTATCGGCCACTTTCCGGTTCAACGCGATTAGATCATGCACAGGAACGCCAGGCTGAACAACAAATTTAGGGCCTTTCTGCAGAAGACTCATAAACTTCTCGGGCACGTGTACATCACCCAAGACGTCAACACTGTTTTTTCCTCGCAGCATTTTCTTGCCTCCTGTACACAGGAGCAATTGATTCAGGATACACCTCCGCCTGCACTCCGTGAGCTTTGCCGTTAGGCGTTTCAAAGATGCGAGCTTCTTCATCGCGAGCCATTCAGGATCAACTTTTAAACACACAAGACGCAACCAATCCTGAAACAGTCGGACTTGTCGCCATAGTTCTGATCGAACAATTTTGCAGTCTTTTCACATGCCCCCACGATGGTTTAACTGGGCCGAAGAGGTCACTTACTTCATTCGGGACGAGACCTTTTCAGATGCCAAATGCAAAACGTCTTGCCTGGCATGTTGCGTGGACGATGTGGCTGAGTAGAAGGTCGGTGAGGCAAGGAGAAGTTGAAACACAGAAAGATGGGCCCACTGTATAACAAAGGAATTTCATTAttacttcttcttgggcgagttggttcatattgtagattaagggggtaacagcgcaaacacacaaccacaagagagacgacacggacacaaatgcgctgactgacaactggttttaatggcagaatgctgcaccttatatatgccaaagtgaagcatgaaaaagaaaaagaaatagagggatgGATAACAAAGAACTACGTAGCGTCCTGCGCTCTTGTGTATTGCGCTACGAAAGTGGACGAGCGCTGGGTGCTGGCTGACGTCGTCGTCTTGTCCGTCAGTTATACCGATGGCGTCCAAGCGCCACATCTCTGATACGTCTCGAGGTCGGACTTCAGTGCGCCAGTCGTCGGAACAAGCCAGGAACAAGGCAGTTGCACTGATGTTACGCGGTGTCGAAGGATGGTAGACGTTAGCGCACATTCCTTGAATGACCCAGCCAAATATGGTCTCAACTGCACACAGATTCTCGGTGAAGCGCTCGACGCGTCCGGTCACTACCCTCCAGTAGTGGTCTGAACCGATCAAAACGCTTATCGTAGAGTCTTGAGGTTGGTCCCCTTGAACTTCGTCAGCAAAGGTCAGATTGCGGTCACGCATCATATTGATAACGTTTGGCTCTAAAGCTGGACCCTTTACGGTGCAGACCTCTGGCACCTCCAGAGCTTCAAGATCGACGACGATCGGCTCAATACGTCCACAGCGCGTGACGTTCACCCTTCGGCACTGGTAATGTCATGGGTGCTTTGACTCGCCGAATGTATAGACATCCATCTCTTCATCTCCAGTGGAAGGCACGCAAAGCTGCTGCGACAAGTCTTTTCGGATGAACGttcgttggctgccggtgtcaagcagcAGTTGCACTGGCACACAGCCACGGGTTCCGGATGCCCACACTGTGGCTGTTCGTAGCAACACCGATGACGAACGCGTGCTGCTAGCAGGAGCCGTTGTTACGTGCTTTTCTCGCTGTGTGGCCGCCTCTCGGTTTTCAGCTCCAGTCGGTTGTGGACTGTCGGATCCCTGTCGGCCTCAGATGTCGCACAGAGCAGAAATATGGCGTCCTGAGCATCGGTCGCACTTAAGCCAGGCTGCGGTTCGGCAACTGCGAGCAATGTGCCCTTGCTTCCAGCACCTGAAGCAGCAGCTATTGCTGGAAAGGCGCTGGTGCTTTTCTTCTGCGGATAGCGCGACCCGGCAATCACGCGTCAAGTGGCCTGAGATGCCGCAGAGGGGACATATTGTCTGTACAGGCCTTGAAGTGGCACCTGGCGATGATGACCGTGCTGTCAGAGCTAGAGCGGGCGGTAGATGTGGCGGTG comes from Rhipicephalus sanguineus isolate Rsan-2018 chromosome 7, BIME_Rsan_1.4, whole genome shotgun sequence and encodes:
- the LOC125759297 gene encoding uncharacterized protein LOC125759297 encodes the protein MIKTPGLASCTNRSVAETRLKRQLQRFEHRPEVLKEYHATISEYFKEGHAERVVPSAPLGQTVYYLPHHAVVRREAVTTKVRVVFDASSHEYGEPSLNDVLDKGIKLGPEHLQLLLQFRSSKFVLTADIPKAFLQIWIRSEDRDALRFLWIDQSPTHEHPVPTIIEWRMTRVPFRASSSAFLLSATLQHHLETWKTKHPDIVARLQRAFYVDDLVIGASSEEEALQIYREANAIVTNAEMELRKWCSNSRLLCD